A part of Arthrobacter dokdonellae genomic DNA contains:
- the pta gene encoding phosphate acetyltransferase, with protein MTRGIYVSATTPGSGKTLVSLGLADALHRHADRIGFFRPITAGSEPDPTVAMLRRLYKLDAEVCRSGMSGAEARALLAAGNRAEIDARCVEIYSEIAKKCDVVIVEGTDLTGQDAAVEFDLNARLANNLGLPMLAVVGARGLTAEETADAVDVARKELVAEKCSLLAMMVNRADPGEVAAIKASIRPGTSSRPVYVIPEIPEISRPTVGEVARALKLQQIAGSPEMDRDVHAIKVAAMTVGNFLHLLDANDLVIVPGDRADVMVASLASAFSPEFPVPGGMILTGGLAPDPNVLPILAHAPFPIFTYDDDTYSSARAVSEVRSEIHSGQRRKVAAAMGAWSRSVDEAELLERVSLPRPATMTPLRFLHELVERARSDRKRIVLPEGNDIRVLKAAEILHRRDVCGLVLLGNPQAVRELAAAHGVDLEGVEIVDPEASGLRETFAVEYQRLRAHKGVDLARAREVMADGSYFGTMMVQLGHVDGMVSGAAHTTANTIRPALEFVKTRDGVRIVSSVFLMLLADRVLVYGDCAVNPDPNEEQLADIAVASAETAAQFGVEPRIAMLSYSTGGSGTGSAVDAVRRATALARAARPDLAIEGPIQYDAAVDASIAASKLPASAVAGQATVFIFPDLNTGNNTYKAVQQSSGAVAVGPVLQGLRKPINDLSRGCTVEDIVNTVAITAIQAQGVSTSSTTETTETTGRKES; from the coding sequence ATGACCCGTGGAATATACGTCAGTGCCACCACGCCCGGCTCAGGCAAGACGCTCGTGTCGCTGGGCCTCGCCGACGCCCTCCACCGGCATGCCGACCGGATCGGCTTCTTCCGGCCCATCACCGCCGGCTCCGAACCCGATCCCACGGTGGCCATGCTTCGACGCCTCTACAAGCTCGACGCCGAGGTGTGCCGCAGCGGCATGAGCGGCGCCGAGGCGCGGGCCCTGCTGGCAGCCGGCAACCGGGCCGAAATCGATGCGCGCTGCGTGGAAATCTACAGCGAGATCGCCAAGAAGTGCGACGTCGTGATCGTGGAGGGGACAGACCTCACCGGCCAAGACGCGGCGGTGGAGTTTGACCTCAACGCGCGCCTGGCCAACAACCTGGGACTGCCCATGCTCGCCGTGGTTGGCGCCCGCGGCCTCACCGCGGAGGAGACGGCGGACGCCGTCGACGTGGCACGCAAGGAACTCGTGGCAGAGAAATGCTCGCTGCTGGCCATGATGGTGAATCGCGCGGATCCGGGTGAAGTGGCCGCGATCAAGGCCTCCATTCGCCCCGGCACCAGCAGCAGGCCGGTCTATGTGATCCCGGAAATTCCGGAGATTTCCCGGCCCACGGTGGGTGAGGTGGCCAGGGCCCTCAAGCTCCAGCAAATCGCCGGCAGCCCGGAGATGGACCGCGACGTCCACGCCATCAAGGTCGCAGCCATGACGGTGGGCAACTTCCTCCACCTGCTCGACGCCAACGACCTGGTGATAGTCCCGGGCGACCGGGCCGACGTCATGGTCGCCTCGCTCGCCTCCGCGTTCTCGCCGGAGTTCCCCGTCCCCGGCGGCATGATCCTCACCGGCGGACTGGCCCCGGACCCGAACGTGCTGCCCATCCTGGCGCACGCCCCTTTTCCCATTTTCACGTACGACGACGACACGTACAGTTCCGCGCGCGCCGTCAGCGAGGTGCGCAGCGAGATCCATTCGGGACAGCGCCGCAAGGTGGCCGCCGCCATGGGCGCCTGGTCGCGCAGCGTGGACGAGGCCGAACTGCTGGAGCGGGTGTCGCTGCCGCGCCCTGCCACCATGACGCCGCTGCGCTTCCTGCACGAGCTGGTGGAGCGGGCCCGCAGCGACCGCAAGCGGATTGTGCTGCCGGAAGGAAACGACATCCGGGTGCTGAAGGCGGCCGAGATCCTCCACCGCCGCGACGTCTGTGGGCTGGTGCTGCTGGGCAACCCGCAGGCTGTCCGGGAGCTGGCCGCCGCGCACGGCGTGGATCTGGAGGGCGTGGAGATCGTTGACCCCGAGGCGTCCGGGCTGCGCGAAACCTTCGCGGTGGAGTACCAGCGGCTGCGCGCCCACAAGGGCGTGGACCTGGCGCGGGCGCGCGAGGTCATGGCGGACGGTTCCTACTTTGGCACGATGATGGTCCAGCTGGGCCATGTGGACGGCATGGTCTCCGGGGCAGCGCACACCACGGCCAACACCATCCGCCCGGCCCTGGAATTCGTGAAAACGCGCGACGGCGTCCGGATCGTCTCCTCGGTGTTCCTGATGCTCCTCGCGGACAGGGTCCTCGTGTACGGCGACTGCGCCGTCAACCCGGACCCCAACGAGGAACAGCTGGCGGACATCGCGGTCGCCTCCGCCGAGACGGCCGCGCAGTTTGGGGTGGAGCCGCGGATTGCCATGCTTTCCTACTCCACAGGGGGCTCGGGCACGGGATCGGCCGTGGACGCGGTGCGCCGTGCCACGGCGCTGGCACGTGCCGCCCGCCCGGACCTGGCCATCGAGGGGCCCATCCAGTACGACGCCGCCGTGGACGCCTCGATTGCGGCCTCCAAGCTGCCCGCCTCCGCCGTGGCCGGGCAGGCCACGGTGTTCATCTTCCCGGACCTCAACACCGGCAACAACACCTACAAGGCCGTGCAGCAGTCCTCCGGCGCCGTGGCCGTGGGCCCGGTCCTGCAGGGCCTGCGCAAACCCATCAACGACCTCTCCCGCGGCTGCACCGTGGAGGACATCGTCAACACCGTCGCCATCACCGCCATCCAGGCCCAGGGGGTTTCGACAAGCTCAACCACCGAAACCACCGAAACCACCGGCAGGAAGGAATCCTAA